In Sediminispirochaeta bajacaliforniensis DSM 16054, one DNA window encodes the following:
- a CDS encoding flagellar basal body P-ring protein FlgI — MKQIRLSLFFALCLVCSSTGYAQAASSATSSSSAAPAAGGTRIGDITELRGIRTNQLVGVGILTGLDGKGDGSRSVPIRSSLAIMLGHFGIEVDAQDAAGKNSALVLVTADVPPFASPGDRIDITISALFDAKNVKGGVLLQTPLKSAGGDVYAVAQGKVERSGESSTVGEIIGGAVMENRVHSDVEGEGGFTLLLDRPNYRVAYLIREAIANAYPDLSVSAGDASSVSVTLGEEGDLVRLIGEIQQLRIDLPRPSKVVIDEASGIVVMGGNVQIAPVTVTYRGATIEVGPPGWNSGNTNGFSIDETVSVQKFFEVLQSSGIATDDIIDILKVIDRAGALYGSLEMM; from the coding sequence ATGAAACAGATACGGCTATCCCTTTTTTTTGCCCTATGTCTGGTGTGCAGCAGCACCGGTTACGCGCAGGCTGCCAGTAGCGCGACTTCTTCTTCCTCGGCGGCTCCGGCTGCAGGGGGAACGAGAATCGGCGATATTACCGAGCTTCGTGGAATCAGAACGAACCAGCTTGTCGGTGTCGGTATCCTTACCGGACTTGATGGCAAGGGTGACGGTTCCCGTTCCGTTCCCATCAGGTCGTCACTTGCCATTATGCTCGGACACTTCGGAATCGAGGTCGATGCCCAGGATGCCGCAGGGAAAAATAGCGCACTTGTTTTAGTGACTGCCGACGTCCCCCCTTTCGCTTCTCCCGGGGATCGTATCGACATAACTATCTCGGCGCTTTTCGATGCGAAAAACGTGAAGGGTGGAGTCCTGCTTCAGACTCCGCTTAAGTCGGCTGGAGGCGATGTCTACGCTGTTGCCCAGGGCAAGGTCGAACGTTCCGGCGAGAGCTCCACCGTTGGAGAGATCATTGGCGGAGCCGTCATGGAAAACCGTGTGCATAGTGATGTAGAAGGTGAAGGAGGTTTCACCCTTCTCCTCGATCGTCCCAATTACCGTGTTGCCTACCTCATTCGGGAGGCGATAGCCAACGCCTATCCCGATCTTTCGGTATCCGCCGGAGATGCTTCGTCGGTAAGTGTTACCCTTGGTGAGGAAGGGGATCTTGTCCGTCTTATCGGCGAGATTCAGCAGCTTCGCATCGATCTTCCCCGCCCCTCGAAGGTTGTTATCGACGAGGCTTCCGGTATCGTCGTTATGGGCGGGAATGTACAGATAGCTCCCGTGACGGTGACCTATAGAGGAGCGACGATCGAGGTAGGGCCTCCCGGCTGGAATAGCGGCAATACCAATGGATTTTCCATCGATGAAACCGTTTCCGTTCAGAAATTCTTCGAAGTTCTTCAGTCATCTGGCATCGCGACCGATGATATTATTGATATTCTTAAGGTTATCGATAGGGCCGGGGCCCTGTATGGCAGCCTTGAAATGATGTGA
- a CDS encoding sigma-70 family RNA polymerase sigma factor, translating to MTKIEKHRQEDDALRSYFDEIKQHKLLTFEEELELSRKIQSGDEAARHRLIEANLRLVVKIAKSYVTPGFGLLDLIQEGNMGLIRAAEKYDHRKQVRFSTYAAWWIRQSIVRAIAKKQKAIRLPHRKNNLLKKIQRTYYQLSQELEHEPSAEEIAVEIGIDPSMVDQMLQVGNPVVSLDCEIGDDASTLLDMLEDSTYEPERVCINKSMQEDTMHFLDHLKERERQILLYRFAFFGGKKYTLKKIGMEMGISPETVRQIEMRAIRKLRDHAEEMKDYLHRA from the coding sequence ATGACGAAGATTGAGAAACACAGGCAGGAAGATGATGCCCTGCGAAGCTATTTTGATGAGATTAAACAACACAAGCTGCTTACCTTCGAGGAAGAGCTGGAACTCTCCCGAAAAATTCAATCGGGTGATGAAGCCGCTCGGCACCGTCTCATTGAGGCAAATCTTAGGCTTGTAGTGAAGATCGCCAAATCGTATGTGACACCAGGTTTTGGTCTCCTTGATCTCATCCAGGAAGGAAATATGGGACTCATCCGGGCCGCTGAAAAATATGATCACCGAAAACAGGTACGGTTTTCCACGTATGCGGCATGGTGGATTCGCCAGAGTATCGTACGGGCAATTGCAAAGAAGCAGAAGGCAATCAGGCTTCCACATAGGAAAAATAATCTACTGAAGAAGATTCAGCGTACCTATTATCAACTCAGCCAGGAGCTTGAACACGAACCTTCGGCCGAAGAGATCGCTGTGGAAATAGGAATTGATCCCTCCATGGTCGACCAGATGCTTCAGGTTGGAAATCCCGTTGTTTCCCTCGACTGTGAGATCGGCGATGATGCTTCGACCCTTCTTGACATGCTGGAAGATTCAACCTATGAACCGGAGCGCGTCTGTATAAACAAGTCGATGCAGGAAGATACCATGCACTTTCTCGACCATCTGAAAGAGCGCGAGCGCCAAATCCTCTTGTATCGGTTTGCCTTCTTCGGCGGGAAAAAATATACCCTAAAGAAGATTGGAATGGAGATGGGTATCAGCCCGGAGACGGTACGTCAGATTGAAATGCGTGCGATTCGAAAGTTGCGGGACCATGCGGAGGAGATGAAAGACTATCTTCACCGAGCTTGA
- a CDS encoding sensor histidine kinase codes for MKKRQTALIVVLFSVLCSVTIAFYLYTVDLIVSQTRRRGLDAIDQIRRALDREEGTVQEIILQLSQTIPAHIVIVDTDARLLADSHKAETQLSGKYIDADLSEARLRRGEATHALRNRHPDNLSVSIAKQVDIRDHEGVLISVTYDIDEIRRLEISFLIWMIITFLLLTAMIVLFLTIQIKRYRRPIRTLLQHTKDAAASGLSKISIDTVDPDLDELVENFNSLVDRYDFLVVNDNRKYSRINTLLSNLQTGILMIDRSNKITLVNPRAEMLLDLDKARLFASGDVFPSNNEHIAAILRQTRLIHGDREARSLRLTSSRGEILECSLEAMTNKYLPYDYTGVLVLVRDVTEMKRLDRLKQQFVANVSHELRTPLTVISGFAETLGAWKGLSDDDRNSAVSIIALEAARLKKLIGELLTLSRFDDGVQEETFSPFDVSEIVREVRTALEPIERSKDISTMIHLPNHGPVMDGVKLWFRQIVYNIYDNALKYTPAGGWVEINVAESDRSLSLSVSDSGPGVPKEEREHIFERFYQINRSTNSKNPGSGLGLSIAKHMIDQLSGTILVSENREGGALFILRFPVRKAL; via the coding sequence ATGAAAAAACGGCAAACCGCCCTGATCGTTGTTCTTTTCTCGGTGCTTTGCTCGGTCACCATTGCATTCTACCTCTATACCGTCGACCTCATCGTGAGCCAAACACGCAGACGCGGGCTTGATGCGATCGATCAGATCAGGCGGGCCTTAGATCGGGAGGAGGGAACGGTGCAGGAGATTATCCTGCAGCTATCTCAAACCATACCGGCGCATATTGTGATTGTCGATACCGATGCGCGGCTTTTGGCCGATTCTCACAAAGCCGAAACTCAGCTTTCCGGCAAATATATTGATGCGGACCTTTCCGAGGCGAGACTTCGCAGGGGAGAGGCAACCCACGCCCTTCGAAACCGCCATCCCGATAATCTATCCGTATCCATTGCGAAACAGGTGGACATCAGGGACCACGAAGGGGTGTTGATATCCGTAACCTACGATATCGATGAAATTCGTCGTCTGGAAATCTCTTTCCTGATTTGGATGATAATCACCTTTCTTCTGCTTACGGCGATGATTGTCCTGTTTCTTACGATTCAGATCAAACGATACCGCCGTCCCATCCGTACCCTGTTACAGCACACAAAGGATGCGGCGGCCAGCGGTCTTTCAAAAATCAGCATCGATACCGTTGATCCCGATCTCGATGAGTTGGTTGAGAATTTTAATTCGCTTGTCGATCGGTATGATTTCCTTGTTGTAAACGACAATCGCAAATACAGCAGAATAAATACCCTTCTCTCCAATCTGCAAACCGGTATCCTGATGATCGACCGAAGCAATAAGATTACCCTGGTCAATCCCAGGGCCGAGATGCTGCTCGACCTGGATAAGGCGAGGCTATTTGCAAGTGGTGATGTTTTTCCCTCGAATAATGAACACATTGCCGCAATACTTCGCCAGACCCGGCTGATACACGGAGACCGCGAGGCCCGGTCCCTACGTCTGACCTCATCCCGGGGTGAAATCCTGGAGTGCAGTCTGGAGGCCATGACGAATAAATACCTCCCCTATGATTATACGGGGGTACTTGTCCTTGTTCGCGATGTGACGGAAATGAAGCGTTTGGATCGCCTGAAACAGCAGTTCGTGGCAAATGTTTCCCACGAACTGCGCACCCCTCTGACGGTCATAAGCGGATTTGCCGAGACCCTGGGAGCATGGAAAGGCCTTTCGGATGATGACAGAAATAGCGCCGTCTCCATTATCGCCCTTGAGGCTGCACGCCTGAAGAAGCTGATCGGAGAACTGCTTACCCTTTCTCGTTTCGATGATGGTGTGCAGGAAGAGACCTTTTCCCCTTTTGATGTTTCGGAGATAGTACGAGAGGTTCGTACAGCCTTGGAACCGATTGAACGAAGCAAGGATATTTCGACGATGATTCATCTGCCGAACCATGGTCCGGTGATGGATGGGGTAAAACTCTGGTTTCGACAAATCGTTTACAATATCTACGACAACGCATTGAAATATACCCCCGCTGGGGGCTGGGTGGAGATCAACGTAGCGGAAAGCGATCGGTCCCTAAGCCTTTCGGTCTCCGATTCGGGCCCCGGTGTTCCAAAAGAAGAACGGGAGCACATCTTCGAGCGTTTTTATCAAATCAATCGATCGACAAACAGCAAGAATCCGGGTAGCGGTCTGGGACTCTCGATTGCAAAGCATATGATCGACCAACTTTCCGGGACCATCCTCGTTTCTGAGAATCGTGAGGGCGGAGCCCTTTTCATCCTCCGATTTCCCGTTCGAAAAGCATTGTAA
- the tsaD gene encoding tRNA (adenosine(37)-N6)-threonylcarbamoyltransferase complex transferase subunit TsaD, which yields MLVLGIETSCDECSIAVVEDGKTIRSNIVATQIDLHREFDGVVPEIASRLHTEWISSVFRRSLEEAGIAKEAIDVVAVTSRPGLIGSLLVGLSFAKGLAFALGKPLVTVDHIRAHLYAPHLEHCIDYPYLGLLVSGGHTVIGIVREYDSVEVLGTTIDDACGEAFDKVAKHYKMGYPGGVAIDKLAKQGDDSLFSFPDPSLHKGDHRYDVSYSGLKTAVINQIAQFTSAPPPYRNEDIAASFQKAAVGMLMKRLRYAIEDTDIRRVVAGGGVVANSRLRRELSELEDVEVIVPSMRLCTDNGAMIAGLGYMMFINGITSSLAENASSRVAAFRRGYP from the coding sequence ATGCTGGTTCTTGGAATTGAAACATCCTGTGATGAATGCTCGATTGCCGTGGTTGAAGACGGCAAAACAATTCGTTCAAACATCGTAGCGACTCAGATCGATCTCCATCGGGAATTCGACGGGGTGGTACCCGAGATCGCCTCTCGTCTCCATACCGAGTGGATTTCTTCGGTTTTCAGGAGGTCCCTCGAAGAGGCCGGTATTGCGAAAGAGGCCATTGATGTTGTGGCGGTGACAAGCCGTCCGGGGCTCATTGGTTCTCTGCTGGTTGGGCTCTCCTTTGCCAAAGGCCTTGCTTTTGCCCTCGGCAAGCCCTTGGTTACGGTCGACCACATCCGTGCCCACCTTTACGCTCCCCATTTGGAACACTGTATCGACTATCCCTATCTTGGACTCCTCGTTTCAGGCGGCCATACCGTCATCGGGATTGTCCGGGAGTACGACAGCGTTGAAGTCCTGGGCACAACCATAGACGACGCCTGTGGTGAGGCCTTTGATAAGGTTGCAAAGCATTACAAGATGGGCTATCCCGGAGGGGTGGCTATCGACAAGCTTGCAAAGCAGGGGGATGACTCCCTCTTTTCTTTTCCTGACCCATCATTGCACAAGGGGGATCATCGATATGATGTCTCCTATTCCGGCTTAAAGACTGCGGTCATCAATCAAATTGCCCAGTTTACCTCTGCGCCTCCTCCATATCGTAACGAGGACATTGCCGCAAGCTTTCAGAAGGCTGCCGTTGGGATGCTGATGAAACGTCTGAGATACGCCATTGAGGACACAGATATTCGCCGCGTGGTGGCCGGCGGCGGAGTGGTCGCAAACTCCCGTTTGCGTCGAGAGCTTTCCGAGCTTGAGGATGTGGAGGTTATCGTTCCTTCGATGCGGTTGTGTACCGATAATGGTGCAATGATAGCGGGGCTGGGCTATATGATGTTCATAAACGGCATCACCTCGTCCTTGGCCGAAAATGCCTCATCAAGGGTCGCTGCCTTTAGACGAGGCTATCCGTAA
- a CDS encoding divergent polysaccharide deacetylase family protein has product MTDKKRPPKTKPTQLYLLLGVIIVLLLAALLLFPGKTGSRKRVLSEEKENSPSQQEVPPDSGTLPVATQKPAEELKGGKPLPGQKVPIKPLRGELAIIIDDVGYSLKELRPLLDFPGPITFAILPGVTYSKEALKEILQAGKEAILHQPMEAVGGNDPGPGAIYTWMDSTAVREQLDKNLKELRGVKGINNHMGSKVTSDPRVMEAVLDDLREKNLMFIDSRTTAETVSRGIAQRLHIPYQERSVFLDNTQEREEILQAFQEGLQKAEKNGRAIMIGHVWCHELAEILLEVYPQALEEGFEFLSVSDLIDDTSE; this is encoded by the coding sequence GTGACGGATAAGAAGCGACCGCCGAAAACCAAGCCGACCCAACTATATTTGCTGCTGGGAGTCATTATAGTACTGCTCCTTGCGGCATTGTTGCTTTTTCCGGGAAAGACAGGGTCGCGGAAGCGGGTACTTTCGGAGGAAAAGGAGAATTCTCCTTCGCAACAGGAGGTTCCCCCTGATTCGGGGACTCTTCCCGTTGCGACGCAAAAACCCGCCGAGGAACTGAAAGGCGGGAAGCCTCTTCCCGGTCAGAAGGTTCCGATAAAGCCGTTACGCGGAGAGCTTGCCATCATTATCGATGATGTCGGGTATAGTCTCAAAGAGCTCCGTCCCCTGCTTGACTTTCCGGGTCCCATCACCTTTGCAATCCTTCCGGGTGTTACCTATTCCAAGGAGGCCCTTAAGGAAATCCTTCAGGCCGGGAAGGAGGCTATACTTCACCAGCCCATGGAGGCTGTCGGAGGTAATGATCCGGGGCCCGGTGCCATCTACACCTGGATGGACAGTACAGCCGTTCGCGAACAGTTGGACAAAAATCTAAAGGAGCTCAGGGGCGTTAAGGGGATCAACAATCATATGGGTTCCAAGGTAACCTCCGATCCTCGGGTGATGGAAGCGGTCTTGGATGATTTGAGAGAAAAAAACTTGATGTTTATAGACAGCAGGACTACTGCAGAGACGGTCTCCAGGGGGATTGCGCAGCGCCTGCATATTCCGTATCAGGAAAGGAGCGTTTTTCTGGACAATACTCAAGAGCGGGAAGAGATCCTCCAGGCTTTTCAGGAGGGACTGCAAAAGGCGGAAAAAAACGGGCGGGCAATTATGATTGGTCACGTATGGTGTCATGAGCTTGCCGAAATTCTACTGGAGGTGTATCCTCAGGCCCTGGAAGAGGGGTTCGAGTTCCTTTCTGTAAGTGATTTGATTGATGATACTTCGGAGTAA
- a CDS encoding adenine phosphoribosyltransferase, which produces MSATYDFDAAIRRIPDFPKPGVLFYDITSLIGNAEAFGAVIDTMKHLYQGRRIDAIAAVEARGFLFATPLAYLLNLPTILIRKKGKLPGTTVERSFSLEYGEDTIQIHRGDIPIGGNVLIVDDLIATGGTIRAAVDLLRESGACVSELFSVIGLPFLGFRELLSDCSIETLVCYEGE; this is translated from the coding sequence ATGAGTGCCACATACGATTTCGATGCCGCCATACGAAGAATACCCGATTTTCCCAAACCTGGCGTTCTTTTCTACGATATTACCTCGTTGATTGGAAATGCCGAGGCTTTTGGGGCCGTGATTGACACAATGAAGCATCTTTACCAAGGTCGGCGTATTGATGCCATAGCAGCGGTTGAGGCCCGGGGATTTCTCTTTGCCACTCCCCTTGCGTACCTTCTGAATCTTCCGACAATTCTGATTCGGAAAAAAGGCAAACTTCCCGGAACCACCGTAGAGCGTTCTTTTTCTCTGGAATATGGTGAGGATACGATTCAAATCCATCGTGGCGATATCCCCATAGGGGGGAATGTTCTTATTGTTGACGACCTGATTGCCACAGGAGGTACCATCCGCGCTGCGGTGGACCTCCTTCGTGAATCGGGCGCTTGTGTAAGCGAGCTTTTTTCCGTCATTGGTTTACCTTTTCTTGGCTTTAGGGAGCTTCTTTCCGATTGCAGCATCGAGACATTGGTTTGCTATGAGGGAGAATAA
- the flgG gene encoding flagellar basal-body rod protein FlgG has translation MMRSLWTAASGMTGQQFNIDTISNNLSNVNTTGFKKNRADFEDLLYQTSRVAGTPATELTTVPTGVQVGHGVKVAATQKMFTQGALQNTGNVTDLAIQGDGFFRVLLIDGSYGYSRDGSFKIDSNGQLVNSNGHRLIPEVVLPENFERDSLTISQDGRITVKVAGNDDPVQVGQLELYRFVNPAGLSAIGQNNFKVTNASGDAIPGRPGFDGMGQTVQRFLEMSNVSVVQEMVNMIVAQRAYELNSKAIQTSDTMLGIANSLKR, from the coding sequence ATGATGCGATCTTTGTGGACCGCTGCCAGCGGCATGACCGGACAGCAGTTTAATATAGACACTATCTCCAATAATCTTTCGAACGTAAATACCACCGGTTTCAAGAAAAACCGGGCGGATTTTGAGGACCTGCTCTATCAAACAAGCCGGGTCGCAGGAACCCCTGCCACCGAGTTGACCACGGTCCCCACGGGAGTGCAGGTTGGCCATGGTGTGAAGGTTGCTGCTACCCAGAAGATGTTTACCCAGGGTGCCCTTCAGAACACCGGCAACGTTACGGACCTGGCGATCCAGGGGGACGGTTTTTTTCGTGTTCTTCTGATCGACGGGAGTTATGGATATTCTCGGGACGGTTCATTTAAGATAGACAGCAACGGACAGCTGGTAAACTCAAACGGACACAGACTCATACCCGAGGTTGTTTTGCCGGAGAATTTTGAACGGGATTCCCTTACCATAAGTCAGGATGGACGTATTACCGTCAAGGTGGCGGGAAATGATGATCCTGTTCAGGTCGGGCAGCTGGAACTCTACCGTTTTGTGAATCCTGCGGGTCTAAGCGCCATCGGGCAAAATAATTTCAAGGTTACCAATGCCTCCGGCGATGCCATTCCCGGTCGTCCGGGTTTCGACGGTATGGGACAAACCGTTCAGCGCTTTTTGGAAATGAGTAATGTTTCGGTTGTCCAGGAAATGGTGAATATGATTGTCGCTCAGAGGGCCTATGAACTGAATTCGAAGGCAATCCAGACATCCGATACCATGCTGGGGATCGCCAATAGTCTTAAGCGATAG
- the flgF gene encoding flagellar basal-body rod protein FlgF — MVRGIYTGASGMVDQMHRMDAISNNLANVDLVGYKRDQSVSKAFPQMLIRRMNDDGVYSFPFGSADTAPVVGMIGTGVEYNESFTVFSQGALKETGNDFDLALDGKGFFAVDTPRGERYTRNGTFVLTKEGILTTKEGEPVLGENGIIRIKKNNFVVDERGQVWQNGSYDGDPQRLVSKEENEWENLELVDTLKVVDFRRDRYLKKEGDSLYIAPEEAGASNQVALGSETKVVQGFLEGSNVNSVTEMVRMIEVNRAYEANQKAIQTHDALTGRLINDAIKV, encoded by the coding sequence GTGGTACGAGGAATCTATACCGGTGCAAGCGGAATGGTCGATCAGATGCACAGAATGGATGCCATCTCGAACAACCTTGCCAATGTCGATCTGGTCGGGTACAAGCGTGATCAATCGGTAAGCAAAGCCTTTCCTCAGATGCTGATACGGAGAATGAACGACGACGGGGTCTACTCCTTTCCCTTTGGAAGTGCGGATACCGCTCCGGTTGTCGGCATGATCGGGACCGGTGTCGAGTACAATGAGTCCTTTACCGTTTTCTCGCAAGGGGCCCTGAAAGAGACAGGCAACGATTTTGATCTTGCCCTTGACGGAAAGGGATTTTTTGCGGTCGACACCCCCCGAGGGGAACGCTATACCCGCAACGGCACCTTTGTTCTGACCAAAGAGGGAATCCTTACCACCAAAGAGGGAGAGCCCGTTCTCGGAGAGAACGGTATCATCCGGATCAAAAAGAATAATTTCGTGGTGGATGAGAGGGGCCAGGTATGGCAGAACGGCAGTTACGACGGTGATCCCCAGCGCCTTGTCTCCAAAGAGGAAAACGAGTGGGAGAACCTTGAGCTGGTAGATACCTTAAAGGTGGTGGATTTCCGTCGGGACCGTTACCTGAAAAAAGAGGGTGACAGTCTCTATATTGCCCCCGAAGAGGCTGGCGCTTCCAATCAGGTTGCCCTCGGCTCCGAAACCAAGGTGGTCCAAGGCTTTCTCGAAGGGAGTAATGTCAATTCAGTCACCGAGATGGTCAGGATGATAGAGGTAAACAGGGCATACGAGGCCAACCAGAAGGCGATTCAAACCCACGACGCACTTACCGGACGTCTGATCAACGACGCTATTAAAGTATAA
- a CDS encoding rod-binding protein, producing MEIPATIRSADRSVPAAEAAARRASLTQDQTKLKKACNDFEALFIKQMFKAMDKTVEHTGLLDGGMAEEYFRDMLLDSYADEASKTSKLGIAEMMFRQLSSKGIV from the coding sequence ATGGAGATTCCAGCGACAATACGATCGGCAGATCGATCGGTTCCCGCAGCAGAAGCGGCGGCGAGAAGGGCGTCTTTGACTCAGGATCAGACGAAGCTGAAAAAGGCGTGCAATGATTTCGAGGCTCTCTTTATAAAACAGATGTTCAAGGCAATGGATAAGACCGTCGAGCATACCGGACTCTTGGACGGGGGAATGGCCGAAGAGTATTTTCGTGATATGCTGCTCGATTCTTATGCCGACGAAGCATCAAAAACCAGTAAACTTGGTATTGCCGAAATGATGTTTCGACAACTCAGCAGTAAAGGGATAGTCTAA
- a CDS encoding nucleotide-binding protein yields MQVIIPIASGKGGVGKTVFTANLGIALASLGKTVILVDLDLGSSNLHTCLGVKNRHAGIGSFIYKKAESLESLLVDTGIPRLFLIPGDALLPGTANLPYFRKLKIMKELGQLTADFVLLDLGAGSSYNVVDFFLMSSSGLIVTSPETTAILSSYSFLKTAVFRLLFRTFPSKSEERNFISEFMTERLEGSGNDFSDLLAGMEDFSQEAAEQCRSQLGKLYPRIVLNMGASNQDLLLGSKLRSITTRNVGIKMEYIGFLKREEGISRSIIERRPFYQNHPDSQFGRAMTLIAKKLISTPIPEAPALFEENEDIRQLGEEF; encoded by the coding sequence ATGCAGGTAATTATTCCTATTGCCAGTGGAAAGGGTGGCGTCGGAAAAACGGTTTTCACCGCCAACCTGGGTATAGCCCTCGCCTCCTTGGGGAAAACGGTCATCCTCGTCGATCTCGACCTCGGAAGTTCCAACCTTCACACCTGTCTGGGAGTCAAAAATCGTCATGCAGGCATCGGCAGCTTCATCTATAAAAAGGCGGAGTCTCTGGAATCGCTCCTTGTAGATACCGGGATTCCCAGGCTTTTTCTTATTCCGGGTGATGCCCTGCTTCCGGGCACTGCCAATCTTCCTTATTTCCGCAAACTTAAGATCATGAAAGAGCTGGGACAACTGACCGCCGACTTTGTTCTTCTGGATTTGGGAGCCGGCAGCAGCTATAATGTCGTTGATTTTTTCCTTATGTCCTCTTCGGGGCTCATCGTTACAAGCCCTGAAACAACCGCGATCCTCAGCTCCTATTCCTTTCTAAAGACTGCGGTCTTCAGACTTCTCTTCCGCACCTTTCCCTCCAAAAGTGAAGAACGGAACTTTATCTCCGAGTTTATGACCGAGCGACTGGAGGGATCGGGAAACGATTTTTCAGATCTTCTGGCCGGGATGGAAGATTTTTCGCAGGAAGCGGCGGAGCAATGCCGCAGCCAGCTGGGCAAGCTCTACCCGAGGATCGTTCTTAATATGGGGGCCAGCAACCAGGACCTTTTACTCGGTAGCAAACTTCGCTCCATAACCACCCGCAATGTCGGCATCAAAATGGAGTATATCGGATTTCTGAAGCGGGAAGAAGGAATATCCAGATCCATTATCGAACGCCGTCCTTTTTATCAGAACCATCCGGATAGTCAATTCGGCAGGGCGATGACATTAATTGCAAAGAAGCTTATCTCAACTCCAATACCGGAAGCACCGGCACTGTTCGAAGAGAACGAGGATATCCGGCAGCTTGGCGAAGAGTTCTGA
- a CDS encoding phosphomannomutase/phosphoglucomutase, with protein sequence MHASHHLSEEILKACDIRGIVGDDLNEKDAFFIGKAFGTSLIRMGKKRCLVGFDGRFSSPSLSRRLIEGLISCGISVTKIGLVPTPELYFAMHHWNMDAGVVVTASHNPAEYNGFKFLSSEGPFHGKAIQEFRRLCENGDFEEGEGSECFHSIDDDYIMYLLGHLKLPEARTLSVVWDPGNGSAGKILPSIVKGLPGSHRIICGEVDGSFPNHHPDPSLKENMNMLAGAVKEEHADLGIAFDGDGDRIGVVDGEGYIFMGDQLLTIFARDFLASHPGATVMSEVKASRFFFDDVASHGGVPLMWKVGHTNQKEKMKREGIGLAGETSGHIFFEENRGYDDGFFAAIKLINILSRSSQSITEMRKAFPRFYDSGEIRITLSRKKREGVVKEISQRLKEKGIPFTDIDGIRAHCGDGFWMLRGSNTQPHITIRCEAASPAGLDACMITMRKELALSGITESMLEAKG encoded by the coding sequence ATGCACGCATCTCATCACTTATCCGAAGAAATACTTAAGGCTTGTGATATTCGCGGCATCGTAGGCGATGATCTCAATGAGAAGGATGCCTTCTTTATCGGAAAGGCCTTCGGCACCTCTCTTATTCGCATGGGGAAGAAAAGATGCCTGGTGGGATTCGACGGCAGGTTCTCTTCGCCGTCACTTTCCAGGCGGCTGATTGAGGGGCTTATCTCCTGTGGAATCTCTGTAACAAAGATCGGACTTGTGCCGACTCCTGAACTCTACTTTGCCATGCACCATTGGAATATGGATGCCGGCGTGGTTGTGACCGCCAGCCATAATCCCGCCGAATATAACGGTTTTAAATTTCTAAGCTCCGAAGGGCCCTTCCACGGGAAGGCAATCCAGGAGTTTCGGCGGCTCTGTGAGAATGGGGATTTTGAAGAGGGAGAGGGTAGTGAATGCTTTCACTCTATCGACGATGACTATATCATGTATCTCCTTGGCCACCTGAAGCTTCCGGAGGCCCGAACGCTGTCGGTGGTCTGGGACCCTGGAAACGGTTCTGCAGGGAAAATTCTTCCCTCAATCGTTAAAGGGCTACCGGGATCTCACCGCATCATTTGTGGGGAGGTCGACGGCTCCTTTCCCAATCATCATCCCGATCCGAGCTTAAAGGAAAACATGAACATGCTCGCCGGTGCAGTAAAAGAGGAGCATGCCGATCTCGGCATCGCTTTCGACGGTGACGGCGACAGGATAGGGGTTGTCGACGGGGAAGGCTATATCTTTATGGGTGATCAGCTGCTGACCATCTTTGCAAGGGATTTTCTTGCCTCTCATCCCGGCGCCACGGTGATGTCGGAGGTCAAGGCCAGCCGTTTTTTCTTTGATGACGTGGCATCTCACGGTGGTGTTCCACTGATGTGGAAGGTTGGGCACACAAATCAAAAAGAGAAAATGAAGCGGGAGGGAATCGGGCTTGCAGGAGAGACCAGCGGTCACATCTTTTTCGAGGAAAATAGGGGCTATGACGACGGATTTTTTGCCGCAATCAAGCTCATCAATATTCTTTCCCGCAGTAGCCAGAGCATTACCGAGATGAGGAAGGCCTTTCCTCGCTTTTACGATAGTGGAGAAATCCGCATCACCCTTTCACGTAAGAAGCGAGAAGGGGTGGTGAAAGAAATTTCACAGCGTCTGAAAGAAAAGGGGATCCCTTTCACCGACATCGACGGCATTCGGGCACATTGCGGCGATGGTTTTTGGATGCTTCGCGGATCAAATACCCAGCCACATATAACCATCCGCTGTGAGGCTGCTTCGCCTGCTGGTCTCGACGCTTGTATGATCACCATGCGAAAAGAACTTGCGCTTTCGGGAATTACCGAGTCTATGCTGGAAGCTAAAGGATAG